TCGGGGGATGCCTGCGTGCTCTCCTGCGCCGCGGACCGGGAGTGTCCCGAGGACCAGCGCTGCTCCGCCCTCTACGAGGAATGCGAACCGGGTCCCCGTCTCACCGAGCCCTGCTTCGAGCCCCTGGACTGTCCGACGTACACGTACTGCGTGAAGGGACGCTGTTCACGTGATTGCGAGCGGGGCTGCCCCACGGGCTACCAATGTTCACCGGCTCCGGAGTCCCTGTGCGTCGAGACCTGCGAGGGCCTGTCCCCCGAGCACCTGGGCGACTCCTGCGAGACCTCCATGGACTGCGCCCGCTGCGGCTTCTGCACTGACTCCGGGCAGGGAAGGCGCTGTCACCAGCCCTGCCGGTCGGATGCGGAGTGCCCCGGCGCGAAGCCCGGTGGGTGCGTGCTGATTCCCGGCTCCTCCCTTCGCGTATGCCAGCAGTGAGGCAGCCCCGGCGTTTGCGCCCGGGGATCGCGCTTCCTAGACTGCGCGCGCGATGACGGGCGAACTGCTGGCCGGCCGCTACCAGTTGGAGCAGGAGTTGGGGCGGGGCGGGATGGCGACGGTCTTCCTCGCCCACGACCTGCGCCTGTCCCGCCGCGTGGCGGTGAAGGTGATGCACCCGGGGCTGGACGCACGCCTCACCGAGCGCTTCCGCCAGGAGGCGGAGGTGGT
The sequence above is drawn from the Corallococcus sp. NCRR genome and encodes:
- a CDS encoding latent transforming growth factor beta-binding protein; its protein translation is MRFPLSFLMLLLLVATGCPLDIQVREALDAGCSGDACVLSCAADRECPEDQRCSALYEECEPGPRLTEPCFEPLDCPTYTYCVKGRCSRDCERGCPTGYQCSPAPESLCVETCEGLSPEHLGDSCETSMDCARCGFCTDSGQGRRCHQPCRSDAECPGAKPGGCVLIPGSSLRVCQQ